The DNA sequence GCGCCACTCTTCGGCAGCCAGCCCCGTCGCCCGTAGTGCGTCTGCCCTGGCTTGGAACCCCACTGCCGAACCTCCCGATGCGCGCGCCCGCAGCCGACGCCTTCACCGAGGTACTGCTCACTGACTTCACTGCTGGGTACTGCGAACCTTCACTTACGGGTACTGCCACTGCGGTACTGCTCATGGCGGCCCCTGATCACTGCGGGCCACCCGGTCCGGTCGTCAGTCCCGTCACCGTCCTGTAACTGCTCTGGCTCCGGAACTCCACCACCGCACCGCCCTGCAAACTGCAACTGCTGCACTACTGCCCGGCAGTTCATCCCTGCCGGGCCTCGCTCGATCTCGACTACGAGAGAAACCATAACCAGACCACCATCCAATGTCTACTCCGGCTGGCATAGATTTCCGGGCGCGCGAAGACGAGGCAATCCGCCTCTACCGGTCTGCCTCGACCGGTCCCCGGATGGCTCAAGCAGCTCCGCGGCTCAGTCCGGCGCTCGGAGTGGCCCACGGGCGAGCAGCACGTCGGGCTGAGCGTGACGTCGCCGACTGCGCCGCGGCTACCGTCGGCGGGCACCGGCCCCACTGGGCATCTCGTTTCTCGTGAGGAACACCACCGACCGGGACGGACGTTTCCAGCCGTGACGCCCCGCAGATCGCCCGTTGACGGACGTGGCACGAGGGCCTGCGCCGCCCTCGACGATCCCGGATGATCGAGCAGCTCGTGGAAATGTGCACACGGTGCCGCGCTCCGGGGGCTGACGCTCCTGCTCAAGCAGACCGTGGGCCGCCGAGAGACGGGCTCACGGCAGCGTGCCACCATGCGTCGACTGTGGTCCTTTTGCCGACGCACGCGATGCGGCACGGGCCTTCCTCGAAGGCTGGCGGCAGCCTGCCGTGGCGCCAGCAACCGCTGACACCGTGGCCTTGGTCGTGTCCGAGCTCGTCACCAACGCCCTGCGCCACGGCGGGGGCACTTGCACCCTGGACCTGACTGCGCACGCCGACACCATCGAGGTCGCCGTTCACGATCCCAGTCGGCATGTGCCGCGCATGCGTACCCCTGACCTGCCGGCGGCATCGGGGGCTTCGGCTGGCCCAAGGTCAACCGCCTCGCCCGCGCCACGGCGGTCACCCGCCGGGCCTCCCGCGGCAAGACCTTGAGCGCCTGCCTTGACCGGTTGCGTCACCGCTCAAGCAGCCGGATGGCCGGCGACTACAGTCCATACTCACGTCGATTCCTAATGCCGTTTGTCAAGCCGCGAGAGCGGTCGGTGACACGGGCTCGTAACGCCGTCCATCGCGGAGGAGAGCCCAGATCACGTTGACGCGACGGCGGGCGAGTGCCATGACGGCCTGGGTGTGGCGTTTACCTTCGGCTCGTTTGCGATCGTAGAACCGGCGGGACTCCTCGGACCCTCGGATGCTGAACAACGCTGAGGTGTAGAAGACGCGTTGGAGTCTTCGATTGTATCGCTGGGGCCGCCGCAGGTTGCCGCTGACCTTCCCGGAGTCCCGTGGTGCCGGAGCGACGCCGGCAAGTTGATCGGCGTTGCGAGCACTGCGGTTGCGCAGCCAGGCCTTAAGGCGCCTGACGCCGAGGCGCCGGAGGGCGGCTGGGGTCTGGTAGCCAGTCAACAGGGTGAGCGGGCCAGTGTTGGTGAGGTCGAGCGCTCGCTCCAACCCGGGGAAAATGCTGGTGAGATGAGCCCGGAGCCGGTTGACGGTGCGGGTGCGGTCGGCCACCAGGTCCGTCCGCCGGTTGGTGAGGATCTTGAGGTCGGTCACAGTCTCGTCGCCGGTGCGTAAAGGATGCAGGTCACGACGGATCCGGGCCTGGTCCGCGATGACAGCCGCGTCCTTGGCGTCGGTCTTGCCCTCACCGCGGTAGCCCTCGGAGGCGCGGTGGATGGCTCGGCCGGAGAGGTAGAGCACTGGCTGGTCGTGGTTGAGGAGGATCGTGATGGCCAGGGCGGCTCCGCCGTCGGCAAGGTCGATTCCCCAGGTCACCTCGTCGCCCAGGGCCACTACGTCGGTGAGAAGTTCGAGGATTTCAGGTTCGTCGTTGGTGACGCGTCGGGATAGCAGCCGATGGCCGCTCTCGTCGATCGCGACGCAGTGGTGGTGGGTCTTGCCTGCGTCGATGCCGGCCCAGATCGTGGCCATGTGGTGCCTCCGTGCGGTGTTCTGCTAGTGCCTCCCGACGGACGACCTCGCTGTCGATTCCCTACGGAGCGATCATTCGCATTTCCTAATTGGCAGCCGAGTCGTCGTGGGGCGTCGGGCGGCCAATCGATGTCAGCCACAAGCGGCAGAAGCCTGAAAGCCACAAGACGCCCCTGGGTGGATGAACCATACGAGGGGTTCACCACGGCCCGCAGAACAACGTAGGGAAGCCTGACGAGCTGCTCGTTGACGTCGCCGCCTTGGCGGAGTCCGAGCAGAGCAATCAGATTTCCCTGACCGTGGCCACCGGTGGCGCTGTCATCACCGGTCGGCCGGTTCCCGCAGCCAGGTGGGGCAGAGGGTGTCGGATGTGCTGACGGATTCCGCCCGCTTGGGCGAGTTCGCCGTCGTCTTCGACACTCCCGCGAAGAAGGAAGGGCCACCCACGCATCTGTACTTCCATGTCGCCCGGATCCTGCAGGGCACGGTGGGTATCCCGGAGACGGGCAGGATGTACCAGGTGCGATCGAGGACGTCAGCACCTGGACCGTGGGCGACTTTCAGCTCTTCCGACCACTGAGCGGCGTCAACGGGAACCCGCTGCCAGCAGTGTGGGCGCGACCGGCGTACCGGTCGCGCCCACACTGCTGCTCAGGTGTCGGCTCGTGCCTGTTTACCCGTCAGACCGTGACGGGGGTGCCGAGCATCGCGGAGGCGTGCTGCAGCGAGCCGAGGATGCCCGGAGGCGCGGCCTTAGGGAGGGTGCGGCAGGTGAAGCCAAGCTGTGTCATGGCCCGGAGGACTTCGGCGGCGCTGAAGTCACGGCGGTCCTGTCGGGTGATGACCTGGCCGACCTGCTTGAGCGGGTAGTGGCGACGGCCGATGATCACCGACTCGCCGGTGACCGGTTCGGGCTTGACGCCCTTCATCGATTCCAGCACGCCGCCCTTGGTGAGCTCGAAGGGGAAGCGGGCGATGACGCAACGCATGTGACCTCACAGGGAGAAAGGGAGAGCGGTCCGATCAGGGGTGAGGCGATTTCACTGGGAGAGGGCGAGGATGCCCAGCGCGCTGCCTTGCTCGTCGACCACCGGCAAGACACCGAGCCGACGAGTGCGCATG is a window from the Streptomyces sp. NBC_00299 genome containing:
- a CDS encoding IS110 family transposase: MATIWAGIDAGKTHHHCVAIDESGHRLLSRRVTNDEPEILELLTDVVALGDEVTWGIDLADGGAALAITILLNHDQPVLYLSGRAIHRASEGYRGEGKTDAKDAAVIADQARIRRDLHPLRTGDETVTDLKILTNRRTDLVADRTRTVNRLRAHLTSIFPGLERALDLTNTGPLTLLTGYQTPAALRRLGVRRLKAWLRNRSARNADQLAGVAPAPRDSGKVSGNLRRPQRYNRRLQRVFYTSALFSIRGSEESRRFYDRKRAEGKRHTQAVMALARRRVNVIWALLRDGRRYEPVSPTALAA
- a CDS encoding SCO5918 family protein, whose product is MRCVIARFPFELTKGGVLESMKGVKPEPVTGESVIIGRRHYPLKQVGQVITRQDRRDFSAAEVLRAMTQLGFTCRTLPKAAPPGILGSLQHASAMLGTPVTV